Proteins encoded by one window of Kribbella flavida DSM 17836:
- a CDS encoding arginase family protein, which produces MTPPRYDRGDWQPGDGVFNAAAMAGYSVRVAERVGRLVDEGNFVVLLGGECSNLLGPAVALRRRGRFGVVYLDGHSDFRTVDNSPYVGAAGGEALALVTGRGQADLTDLESLRPYVRDTDAALLGIRDDDEYEPDVRAAGIPVWPARDIIGDPAKAARGVLERMERDELDGFWVHLDVDILDAEVMPAVDSPDPGGLQHQELQDLLEPLLASTQCAGIDIGIFDPDLDPDGKYAAELTDTLVAALT; this is translated from the coding sequence GTGACACCGCCTCGGTACGACCGCGGGGACTGGCAGCCGGGGGACGGGGTGTTCAACGCGGCGGCGATGGCGGGGTACAGCGTGCGGGTGGCGGAGCGGGTCGGCCGGTTGGTTGATGAAGGCAACTTCGTGGTGCTGCTGGGTGGGGAGTGCAGCAACCTGCTCGGGCCGGCGGTGGCGTTGCGGCGGCGGGGACGGTTCGGAGTGGTCTACCTGGACGGGCACTCCGACTTCCGGACCGTCGACAACTCGCCGTACGTCGGCGCGGCGGGTGGGGAGGCGCTGGCGCTGGTGACGGGCCGTGGGCAGGCGGATCTGACGGATCTGGAGTCGCTGCGGCCCTACGTGCGGGACACGGATGCGGCGCTGCTCGGGATCCGGGACGACGACGAGTACGAGCCGGACGTGCGAGCGGCCGGGATCCCCGTGTGGCCGGCGCGGGACATCATCGGGGATCCGGCGAAGGCGGCGCGTGGAGTGCTCGAGCGGATGGAGCGCGACGAGCTGGACGGGTTCTGGGTGCACCTGGACGTGGACATCCTGGACGCCGAGGTGATGCCGGCGGTCGACAGTCCCGATCCGGGTGGGCTGCAGCATCAGGAGCTGCAGGACCTGCTCGAGCCGCTCCTGGCCTCGACGCAGTGCGCGGGGATCGACATCGGCATCTTCGACCCCGACCTCGACCCGGACGGCAAGTACGCGGCCGAGCTCACCGACACCCTCGTCGCAGCCCTGACCTGA
- a CDS encoding DUF2332 domain-containing protein, protein MDVVEAFKLQAAACEELGSPLYADLLRRLVDDYELGGVSTEVLAGHEQDPGPSALALRLLGSVHRLVLAREVPELGVFYPSVGGEWDPVLGWEAFEQVLQARGPELRSLLSQPPQTNEVGRSTALYGGLLRLAEVVPLPVRLFEIGSSGGLNLRADHFRYDLADGTSFGAADSPVVFADAWSGRPIQPAPALRIAERVGSDINPVNPLSEDGALTLMSYVWPDMTERLARLRGALAVARDVPADVRREDALSFLRNLELAEGHVTVVWHSVMWQYLTQADQAAADAAIAELGERATATAPLARLCLEPMRRTPDAPYEFLIVLQVWPTGVPRILGHAAPHGVPAVWE, encoded by the coding sequence GTGGACGTCGTCGAAGCATTCAAGCTCCAGGCCGCTGCGTGTGAAGAGCTCGGCTCCCCGCTGTACGCCGATCTTCTCCGCCGGCTCGTGGACGATTACGAGCTCGGCGGAGTCTCCACCGAGGTGCTGGCCGGGCATGAGCAGGATCCAGGGCCGTCGGCACTCGCACTGCGGCTGCTGGGCTCGGTCCACCGGCTGGTGCTCGCTCGGGAGGTGCCGGAGCTCGGCGTCTTCTACCCGAGCGTCGGGGGTGAGTGGGACCCGGTGCTGGGCTGGGAGGCGTTCGAGCAGGTGCTCCAGGCGCGTGGTCCGGAGCTGCGCAGTCTGCTGAGCCAGCCGCCGCAGACCAACGAGGTGGGCCGCTCTACTGCTCTCTACGGCGGCCTGCTGCGGCTGGCCGAGGTGGTTCCGCTGCCGGTACGGCTGTTTGAGATCGGCTCCAGCGGTGGGCTGAACCTGCGCGCCGACCACTTCCGCTACGACCTGGCCGACGGCACGTCGTTCGGTGCCGCTGACAGCCCGGTGGTGTTCGCCGACGCGTGGTCGGGGCGCCCGATCCAGCCGGCGCCCGCACTGCGGATCGCGGAGCGGGTCGGGAGCGACATCAACCCGGTGAACCCGCTGAGCGAGGACGGCGCGCTCACGCTCATGTCGTACGTGTGGCCGGACATGACCGAGCGGCTGGCCCGGCTGCGCGGTGCGCTCGCGGTGGCTCGCGACGTGCCGGCCGACGTACGCCGGGAGGACGCGTTGTCCTTCCTGCGCAACCTCGAACTGGCCGAGGGGCACGTGACGGTCGTCTGGCACTCGGTGATGTGGCAGTACCTCACGCAGGCCGACCAGGCCGCCGCCGACGCCGCGATCGCCGAGCTGGGGGAGCGGGCGACGGCGACGGCTCCACTCGCGCGGCTCTGTCTGGAGCCGATGCGGCGGACTCCGGACGCGCCGTACGAGTTCCTGATCGTGCTGCAGGTGTGGCCGACCGGCGTGCCGCGCATCCTCGGGCACGCGGCGCCGCACGGGGTGCCTGCTGTGTGGGAGTGA